DNA from Rhipicephalus microplus isolate Deutch F79 chromosome 5, USDA_Rmic, whole genome shotgun sequence:
tttactgaaaaaaaaaaaaaacttctctcaCATGCCAGTTTCCCTGAACTTTCGTGCCAGCTCAGTTATAGTTTCTTGTGGGCCTTTTTTTCCCCCCTTGGTGCTGTACAGAATGTTTTGTTAAGATAGTACACTTATGCTATCTGTCACCCTGATTTCCATCACCAGAGTTCACTTATTTCCAATGCCAACTAATTTCTGCAGGCCCTTATAATGGGGTAAAAATTTACAGCAGCACTCCCTTGATGCATACGAATGTACCTGAAAAGCCAAGGCACACTTTCCAAGGGCAAACTGGGCTGTGTTGGTGCGATCCAAGCAGTCGACGCAGTTGACACGAGCTACGCCCGTCTGCAGACGTGCTCCGTAGGTTGTCATGGCGCCTCCCAACATGTATGGTGTAGGCAGGGGGCCAACCTGGCTGCCATGAGTGTGGAATATGCCTGTTTTGCGCAGGATATGGTGAGCAATGTCAGACAGGCGGCCCATCACATTGGCTTCTTTCCTGCATTGGTGAATGCGAAGAAAAATGCAGCGATTCATTAAACAAATCAAACATAAGCAGCCTCGCAGCGGCACTAATTTTTTCAGGAAATTGTAGATTCCGAACTCTTAGCTTATGTAAAATATTGCCACCTTTTTATGAGATAATTTATACTGCCTGAAATCCATTCACTATACCATAAAACCGTGCCTTTTGCACATTCACTTACCCTATCAGTAAACAGTTTCCTCAAAAGACTTGTTGTTGCTGTTTCCTCAATCTCAAAAGCATTACATGAATGAGCAAGAGCCATGGCAAGTCTATTGTAAATACTCACTACAATaaactaattgaaaaaaaaattatgcagacAAATATACTCCTTTCTTGCATTTTTTACACTTCAAGTGCATCTCAGATGCTGCAGTAGTAAATTTGCGAACATCAAAATCACTCACCGAGTTCAAGGCCCCTACAATACATGATAAAGATATTGAATGTTGTACATGACACGCCGATGCCTCCTAGAATAGACTAAGCCTGCGACGTGAGCTCCAAAAACACTGATCTACCCTTTCCATTTCCTCCTTTCCACCCGATAGATTCGCTCAGCTTCTCGGGGCGACTCCTTGCAACCTGCAGCGGAGCCGTTGGTAACTCAAGCAGACAGAACAACGTGCGTCAGTGGAAAGAATGCCAGTGTTGTTCAAACCAACAAAGTTGATCTAACTAGATCAAACTAGAGCAcaacgaaatgcatcgcgaacaCACTAGCAACGCGACATTGTCAACGAGTTGAAAACAGTGGAAATAAACAAGCACCAAGAGAAATTAACGCACTagaaaaaaagtaacaatgcCCATTCTTGACGAGTTTTTTTTGCCTTGATTTCATGCATTCATAGAAAAAGTGATGTGTTTTCGAGCTCTGTTTTCATTTTGCTGAGCAATCCAGTTTTGCTGCATGCCCAAATGCTCGTCGAGCGTTAGGAAGAAGAATTGAAGATACCTTCGGGGAGCTACTTGCGTGACCAGTGACTCAAGGCGATTGCGAGAGATGTCTGGGCACAAACATGTACTGCTGTAGTGTGCCCTAAGGAGTAACCAAAAGAAACACTGCCGTAAAGCTGCTTGAAACCCTCGCCGCGAAAGGCCAAGCCTTTTGTAAAGAAATGACTGGCATTTGTTGAACTGGCGCTTCTTCAACGAACTTAACTAACGCGCAATCAACTATCCGCATGAAGCAGTCAGCTGTGCCGCTTTATTGACACAATGTTGCCGATATTGTCGTTCTTGCCGGCTTCAGCGGTACAGTCGCTAGCAGCACCGCACAGAATCCATTCAAAATTAGTGACAGCGTTTCTCTAATGTCAAAGCTGGCGATGTCGCAGGCATGGTGTTTTTCTAGGAAGTGTTGGCCAAACTTACAACTATATCTGCATAACTAGTATGCAGGGACATCAAGAAACACAGAAGGGTATCCTAAGTTTCATGTTTACTTAAAACCCTCTAAAATGCAAAGTGCCATTTGGCTTGGAGATTAATCCTAAACGGCTTTGAAATTTATGAAGCCTTGCAAGTACTACTTTGGCAATGAATTTATTAAAGAATTTAGGCAATGAAGTGCACAGGAAATATACTAACAATTTGTTGTTTCTAGCCATGTCGAAGGCTAGGTAGGCAATGTGGTGCGAACGAGGAAGAAACTGGTTAAGGTAATCGATGCTGTCTAAGAAGGGGTCACTTAGGAGGCTCTCGTGGCGGCGTTTCTCACGCTTCTTCACCAAATTGAGAACGACGACAGGTGCACCGTACTGCCTCAGCAACAGGTTGAAGTGACGACCCGCCGCAAAACAATATGGATCGACCAGGTCCACTGCACACACAGATGCAGTGATTGCACAACTCACTTAAGAGTCCAACTGctaaaaaattttaaaatgtcaaaaaaaaaaaaaacaacacagtgCTGGTATAAAGGAGCCTATGAGCAAAATATTACCTTCAAAATAACAGGAGCAGATTTGTCACGATAAGTTAGCAACCTTAAACATTTTTGAGATACTATTCATTGGAAATAAATGCAGAACACAGAATTTTGAGAACCTGCTTCACTTTTCAGTATGATGCCTCACATGAGGCTATGCATTGAAAAAACCTCTATAACCTGTGATTGGCGTCATATCTGCTAACCACAGAGGCCCGCGTTGTATGCTCAGATACTATTTCAAGCATGCAAATAAGAGTATAGGAAAATTGGTTGCCTTGTAGCTTTGTCAAGGTCGGTTAAACGGTATGTATTAACCAGTGATATGCGCTTGTGTAACAAGTTTAGCTAACATAAAACTTCAAAGCAATTAGCTTTTAACAATGTGAATGAACTTTATCGCTGCTTGAAAAAGTACCCGCTGCCAAGCCAGCATGCAGTGACTGCACTTGCACCTTGAAGGATGGTGAGACGAAGCACCATCATTAAATCGAATCTGTTACAAACATATGAGTCAACGTTGTGACGTACAGTTAATGGCTGGCTTAGGCACCATCTTGGAGATGTCTTGTGACCAGCTGAAAGGAATTGAGCCTCGTACTTGCACAAATGAAGTGAAATTGCCACTTGTGAAGGAGGACACCGAGGAATCGTGGACGATTTGCTCAGTTTCCACTTCATTTGCTACGTCGCCCTGCCAGATGAAGTGACAAAGAAACCGAGCTCACAATTATATCACAATTACATTTACACTGAGATCAACAATTAGGAAAGTTGAGACAGTGCTGTGCTTATAATACTTGTTAttcaccatgttttttttttttttccaaattacaAGGTATAGCTTTGCAGAATGTAGCAAGGTGCTCTCATTTAAAGCCACCATAGCTGGAAACTCTGGGTTAATTTTCAGCACAACATGTTAGTCAGTATGCAATGTTTACATCAGGGTTATTTGATGACATTTCACAGGTGCAGTATGCAAAAAAAGTCTTTGGTGCATAGGCTTCTGTATGCGTAGCACCATCGCTATACAGTGACCTAATTGAACGTATTTCGCTTTAAGTGGTACTGTCAAGGACATTTACATTTTCACAATGGATATGACAtaataaactaaaaaaataattaaatattACAATATTATCTTCACATTCTATTGATAGATTACAAAATATTTGGTTCAACATTTACTCATTTTCGACCATGACTTCATGAGCTGCTGTTTAAACATTAAGGTCTttattatacgcccaaatttcaGTGAGTGAGAGCCGTTTCTTGATATCATCCCCATATGAATGCAGTCACTGCGGATGGCAATCGAGTCCTGCAATGCTAACAGAATGCCCTAACAAGTGCAGCAAATAATGGTCACTTCCTTGTTTTCAATGTTTCATACTCTAATAAAATATGGCCCACTGGACACTATATCATTTTGGCACATACTATACAGTCTGTAAAATAATGTTCAATTGACTTGCAGCTTACTATGTTGCTCGATTAAATGTGAAAATAATTTACTAAATGGGCTGCACCACTTAGGATGTGTTGTGGTGCATTCAAATAGTGggctcactagcattgacagtcgaCTTGCACGCTTTGAAAAAGCAAGAACAGGTATTTATATAGGCTCACTAACCTCACAGTTGGCACCCCGCTTCAGAAACCTTGTTCCTGAAAACTTCTGGGAACGACGGGCGATGAGAGTAAGATATATGGGACGGCCATACACACTAATATCTGGGGCACAATGTTTAAGGCAACAACAAGAGGGCTTACAATTAGAAAGCTAGCATGGGTATTTGTCCACAACAGAAAaccataaaaaattatttttttttgtcagcctgAGCACTATGCTGTGGATGAGATTAACACTTATTAGTGCACAAACACACCAGAATGTAGTATGCTTAACAACAGAATCTAACGATTCCGGGGAAACTAAATTTTGAAAAATGTTCACAGCTAAGGCCTCTGCCTACCACCCTGCCACACAAAAGGATACTGGTCTGACCAACAAAACCATGTGTAACATAAAGAAGCCAATCTGTGTGCAGTTCCACAGGTTCCAGGAGGTAAGAGTTCCACACATACCTCCAGTTAGGCTTTGTGCGTCCAGCAAAGCACATGCCTGAAACACAGAAGCTCAGAGTAAGAGACTTTTTACGGAATATTAAGGCACAAACGAGACAAGCACAAGAGGAGACATGGAGGAACCAGGGACGTTCGTTCATGTCTCTTCTTGCGTTCATCTCATTTGTGTTTTATTCTCTTCgtaaaacatgcaccaactagcctaacaaAAAGTTCTACTTAAGCAAGAGACTTCTTTAAATGTTATGGAAGTGCAAGCTCACATCCATTGAAGAAAACAGCAACAGTAAAGCACGGATTTGACAGAATGAGAGCTTATCCTGTCttattcctttcttttcttgtcagCGTTTTcatagtagttttttttttttttatacaccTGTACCGAGAAGCTCACTTTCAAACCCTCTTGAGCTCACTTCACATGGGCAGCACGCAACGCAAAGGAGTTACATGCTATATATAGTCAAACTGCACGGTTACTATCGTTTGTTAAGCTTGTGCTGTACTTTGTATAACTATTGAACCATGAGCTAGACAAGCCTATGAATGATGTCTGCATATCCACAATTTAATGATTATAATGATTCGAATTATAATGATTCGTATTAGCTGGCATGGCCCAACTTCTTTAACTTGCATGCGAACTAGAGGCCCACAGAAATCTTCAAACACCATAAATTTATTTTTCATTGAAACTTTAACAGGCGTTTGTTCATTCACGCAAAATGTATACCTCTTGCCAGACAGCGTTTCGTTAGGCCCTGGACTATAAGCTTATACTCACCATCAGACAAGCTACTGCACACAATGTTTGATGAATTTTCAATGCTGGCCTCTTTGCCAACACTTTGAAATCGTCTTCCAGGTAGTTTGTACGCAGGCTTGTAGGCATCCTGGAATTATATCAAATTTGATGGACGCTATCACAGAGCCATAACCATGTTTGAATGCTGTAAACAATGCATCTGCAGTTCACAGATCATATTACGGTAGCAGTCATGTCTGTAATCTATTAGACAGCTGAACAGTGCCAAAGCACCTGAAATTGTTTACATTTGCTTGCACGCTCTTTTGCCTTACAAGCTCCATTTTCGTCCAGAATGCCAAGGCCACATGCACAAACAGCTCTACAATAAGATACTTTCATTAATGGGTATCAGACAGGTTTAAAGTAATATACATATTGAATGAAGAATGGAGAACATATGTACTTTCTGTGACATCACTGGCTATGACACATAGTGCTAGTACATCATCCAATACAACATTATCTATATTGCCAATGAAAGTGCACAACATAGCCAGTATATATTGAACAGTACATCAACAAATGAAACTAACTACACTGTCAATGGCAATGCACAACAAAGTGGCTGATCATGAGCCTTTCTAAACCCAAGTAAAGACGAAAGCTATTAGGATAGCAACATTGCTTGCAGACTAAACATGCAAGTGAAAGTTGGGAAGTatgaggaggaggaataaatgaggaaggacaggaagTATGAGCTGTGCACTTAGGTATATAAAGTGTACCTCTAAGAAAATGCAGACAGCAAACTAAGGAGGATAAGCTTTTAAAGGGTAACAAAACAGGAATATTAGGTTAAGCTGTATTAGTAAATAATGCTTCTTTTGTGGAGAAGTTAAAAGCATACAGTTGTTACACAGTGATATCAGGAAGAACTATTCAACAGTCTGCATTACACTGAATAATTTACAACATGAAAACAAGCTTTGTACATAAACTAGCAAGTTTTTGTGCATGACAAAACATTAAAACACAGACTGAATGTTACCAAGTCAAACGAGTTCCTGACTCACTTTATGAATTTGTCTAAGAGTAAACACAACAAAATGGTAGTACAACTCGACAAAGATGCAATAAGCTTCAGCAATCACATTACAACAGGTCCAAACCCCTATTTATTTTTTCCAGCAGCAATCTACCCCTTTCCAACATATGCATACATAAAATATGGTTTGGAATCACCTATCAGTTTAATTAAATGCTTATTTCTACCAGTAATGAGCACCTAGACGTCAGTATTATTCCAAAGTGCGAGCTTACATCAATGGGAAGCAAGTCCCAGGTGTCGGCTACTTCCACTTCAGAAACCCTCGACGAGGACAGAGAGTCTTCGGACTCACTCCTGAAAGTGGTTGGTTTCTTGGGAACAATGCAGGCAAGTGGAGTAAGATTGTATTGTAGTGTATGTGTCAGGTCATAGCTGTAGCTGCAAGAAAACAGATTTACGGAATCACAACCTCTACCATACAAAGCATGATAAAACAGCCTTTCTCTCACAGATCACATGTGTGCACAGTCACCAATTCTCAGTGTGAACACAATGCAGCATATCACACACTGCAGAGTTCCGGGGCACATTGTGTGGCCGCACATCAAACTGAAGCGACGCAGGCACACAGGGCCTTAAcagacactaaagagaaaaataatTTCTCAGTACTACTAAATACTTCTTTACAATACCAAAACATGCTTACGATGCTTACGGTGAGAATGCTTACGATGCGAGATAATGCGGGAAAAAAATATGACGGTGACTACGCCACGTTGAAGTTTCAGAACCAAGTTCCCCGTGACATTACAAGTTTGGATGGTTTTTACTAGAGCACACGTAGATCTCAATCAGAAAATATGAAGTACATTTTCCATTGAAGAGACCAGAAATCTAGAGTTCCAGATCCCGAGCCAAATTTGCTCAGGCCATGTAGCCAAGATATCAAGACACGCTTTGAAATATGTGACGTCATGCCGACCTTTGTGTGCACAGATTTCagcgcaaaattaaaaaaaaaaattcaccttCATTCTCTCTTCCAGTAGTATACCTATAATGGTCAAATTATTGCCAGCACAGTTTGCCGTGAATAACCTATTAGTACAAGTTGATTCACTTTAATGTCTCTTCGGGACAGGGCTTCATCTGATCTATAGCATCACAGTGCTCATTTCATTACGAAGCACACCAAACTTGGCGTGGGCTCGCAGCACACCCGTTAGCTGGTTGACTGGTTCAATTACCTCAATTAGAAAACCATGAAGCGGGTTAAGCAACACCCCACTCAAGTCATCACAAGGCATTtgttcatgtgtttttttttatttgtgcaagCGGAATGCTTCATCAAAGCAGTTAAGGCAGTTGTTCAGCTCCTGAATTCCCTGATTTAGGTGTGCTTTACAACAAAGCGGGCACAGAGCACTGCAGAAAATGACACAAAGCCTTGTCTCAAAGGTCCTGTGCTGCATTACTTTGTTGTGTGGATGCACCATTGTGCCAGCACTTATGCACGCTGCTATCACACTGCACTGAATTCACCCAAAGAATGGATGACTTTGCACATGGAGGCAGATACACTTATTAATTTGCAATGACTAGCTTACCTTCTCATCAAGTAACTAAGATGCTTACCTAAAGTAGAAATTGCTGGACAAGTCGACATTCTGGAAAATTTTCACATATCTAAAGCAAAGGGAGCAATAAAAATATATCTTGTAGAGaacaaaatgaataaatgaaaaacaCATCTGATTAAAATGTAACTCCACCTGTTTTCATCAGGATGAACACTGTGGTCAGTGTTGTTTGGCAGATAGACCATACGCGTGTCCTCCACTTTGTAAATAGTGTGATGTCCCACAATGGCAATGCGTCTCCTCTTCGTGATCAATATAATGTAGTATCCTTCCAGAAACCTCACAAAACCTGAAAGTGATGCCATTGCTTTACTAGTACTGGTCTGAACAGCGTTGAACCAAACTAATACTGAATTGGTACCTTACCAACTATGCCAAATGCAGACACTGTTCTGTTGAGGCCAGAGTTACCCTTCTGTCCAGTTTtgggcattttttttccttggtTAATTTCACTGAGAAATTCTCGTATCTCTCTATTGTTGTATTCGACCTAGAAGTGTGTCAGGGACATTATTCAAGGCAAACAAGATATTATTCAGTCGAGTCGTACGACGAAACCATTTGTAAGTTCACGAACCTTGTCATCAAATACAAGCAGCTTATTAGTTTCTGTCCGGTCAATCTCCAACACACGAAACTTGGTCTGCGTGTTGTTTGAGCCAACTAAGTAATATTTCTGTAAAGTAGTATAAAAACTTAGAATAAGTGTCAGACGCCATGAACGCAATGCACATCTGCACATAGAACAGATTAGAACACGTGAAAAGTTTACATTTCACACGCTTCAAATGTAGCACTCTACTGGTGTAGCCAGATGGGAAAGGGGGAGGTGTCATGCACCCCACCCTCAAATTTTTCTAAGTTTGCATGCGTATAATAACACGTACACAGACGCACACCCGAACATATTAAGCGAaggtactccccccccccccccccccccctggctccGATTCTGTGAAGTTTTATACATAAAGTGCTTTCCACACAATGCACAGAGCCGTTTCAAACTGGAAGCGCTACAGGCAACAAGCCAGCAAATAACTGCGTCACAGTGGCCCTTTTGATCGAGATCAGGCTTGCTTAGGATGGAACATCTGGTTCATGATTGGTTGCTTCACGCAAACTGCAGAAGGACGCCAATATGCCGAAAAATTTGATCCCACTCACGCTTAGTCACAGTGAACAGTGCACCTATGACACCAGTACTCGCAATTTACTGCAGATGAACAAAATCAATGGAAACAATGCACTTAAAAAGGCACGCGGTAGTAGCTTTCATGCAGCAACTTGGCAATCGTAACAACCATTTGGTAATAGAGGCACTACGCATTCATACATGTGGTTGGAATGCAAAATGCGAGCCGCACCAGTTTGGTCTCGTAAAGGGCCATTCGCTGCACCGAACTGATGACCGGCTGCAAGGCCATAGTTGTTGCAGTGGGTGCCTTGCGCTTCTCGGAGTATGCCATCGTTCACTATGCAGAGCCACGGTTGGTTGGTTGTTTCCTAGTGTCCTggccatagcctcctctataactttgtgcccgagcggtcggtccctcagcgccgtcccccgagctattatgggatgcgagcgctcctggcggagcgccgaggcgcaaaacgagagaatggatggcagctatggagaaaaaaccggctttgagtaactaccgaaagggaaaaaatgaaataaggagggaggcattttacgataattcaaggggaagcgatttactgtttgaagcgagatcgggttgccttagaacgcgtagttataaagcaagattcagtaaagaagaagaacaatgcacatgctgcgggaaagataaggaaacggcggagcatgttctgattgaatgtggagatatccacccaggtgtactcctgtatccgtcaactgagctcgtaatggttctaaattctctaaagaattacgcggaagttttcctcgcaagagcgagaaagatgaatcagccactgaaggctgccgttgacaacgccgcgcaaatactacagaaacgtgacaaactcaagtgctcgaccccgggacatcataaaaaacttttggaggttgtgctcgtgaagtttctccgcccactttttctgaacttcgcataaacgcaagcgtgcataggccgcgtcgtctgctgttattatgggattggtgcggcatctggcggcaagcgccaaaactataagggacggatggcgcgtatgtatttagcgctaatgcgcgggcacaaaaaaatataggaggctatgtcCTGGCGCAACCCGCAGTGGGGGATCAGCGATGAAACAGATGGTACCTTATTTTAGAGGAGAGTTCCTTTCACGAGGCAACATCAAAAAGGGGGTGTTCTCACAAACGAAAGGCAACTGCCGCGTGCACACGTCTACAAACGCGCAATCCTACGCGTGCGTCACGAATCTTCCGGCTTGACTCAGGGCACACTGATGTTGAGTGCTCCCAGCGAGGCGATAACCTTAAAGCACTAATTTTCTAGGTGAAACTCGAAGGCCTCAAAGCCTGCAATATGCCTGCAATGCGTTTCCAAAGTCCCACACTTTCATTCGGGTGGCCGCTGCATATCGTGGCAGCAAGTAAGATCACGTGATGTAaacaaacctttttttctttgaactacCAAAAAATGTTAATACTCTGAAATCTTTGGTTAAGCGTTTGTATTTAACATTACGTTTGTATTTAACAATTAACGTGTTTTAATTAAATTATTAGACCGTACAATGTAAGCCTTCGACTTTAACCGTTTTATTTCCATCGGTTGCCATCAACATCGCCTTATCACgtgcatgacctactacactcctgacctgcccagagagcacctcttccagcgcccacgttctagttcataccttctgccgctagggccgtcacctacgagcggcgtggcgctagtcagcacctgctcgctgacgtcatcttcactctttgtggtcaaattttgaccaacaaagcactcgtagtgcgtatttatgatccaaaatttagaattattcagaaataataatactaaaagacattcagaatttttttgcaataaaatgcacgctaccacgcataggctgccctacatcgtgtaaatctacgggttcccacgtttgtcaaccagtgtgctataaatactcaagcgctctgaacaccttgcttaaccagcaatgtatgggaagaaatagtcacatatatgccgccagttcactacagaatgcaggcattcttataccagcgcctacaaaacaaccgtaaagaaacagacgaacaggttataggtagcgccaccaatggtgagcggttgaacgagagcggggacacgcgctcccataggaaccccgctatctgaacaggtcaggagtgtagtaggtcatgatcACGTGGCACGGAGCCTTTTCCTCCGTGCTTTTCTTCTTCCTCCATGTCACGTGGTAAAATTGTGGCCAATGGCAGATTGACGCCGTTAAAGTGTGGTGCGTTCAAAAAAGGGCTCACGGCGGCGGCCTCTGTGGCTGCTTGTAGTTCTGTTCTCTAGCTTTGCGTGCTGCAAGGAGCTCATTTGCGCAGTTTCACCTCCTGGGCTTTTCATCCACACTGCCATGGCTACCAAAAAGCTGGGTAACCAGCACATCCAAGTTTTCGTCCGGTGCCGGTAGGCTTACGACCGTTTCTGTTGTTCGTAGCACGTCAAAATCCGTTATCGTGATGTAGGGAACTGCAAaactaagattttttttttaacgttaCGTTCGTTGTCAACAGCGACGCTTCAGCCCTTATTATTGAGGTCGCTTGGGGAAAGTGCGAGGGCACGTGAAGTGTTTTTTCTGGTGTTTTGTTAATTATGCCCCGTGCGTTTTGTCTAGGCCTCCAACTGCATCGGAGAAACGGAATGGCTCCGCCAGAGCTATCGAAGTCGTGCAGGAAAGGAAGGAGATCCTTGTAAATGACCGGGGAATGCCGGAAAGGACCCCTCGCAAATCGTTCACGTTCGACAAAGTATTTGGGCCTGATGCAAAACAGGTAAGCATGGGCGCTCTTCCAGACCTGTACTGCTAGTTCTCGGCACTAGCGCCCTTCgcgtaacatttttttttgtttatttgtgttatGCAGATCGACGTGTACCGGGCAGTCATGGAGCCCACCATAGCCGAGGTCATGATGGGCTACAATTGCACAGTCTTTGCGTGAGTGTTCTTGCTGTGGCTGTCTTTTTCCACGTCTTCCTTGACCCACGTTCTTTGTAGGAT
Protein-coding regions in this window:
- the FIG4 gene encoding polyphosphoinositide phosphatase FIG4 isoform X1; translation: MAYSEKRKAPTATTMALQPVISSVQRMALYETKLKYYLVGSNNTQTKFRVLEIDRTETNKLLVFDDKVEYNNREIREFLSEINQGKKMPKTGQKGNSGLNRTVSAFGIVGFVRFLEGYYIILITKRRRIAIVGHHTIYKVEDTRMVYLPNNTDHSVHPDENRYVKIFQNVDLSSNFYFSYSYDLTHTLQYNLTPLACIVPKKPTTFRSESEDSLSSSRVSEVEVADTWDLLPIDDAYKPAYKLPGRRFQSVGKEASIENSSNIVCSSLSDGMCFAGRTKPNWRYVWNSYLLEPVELHTDWLLYVTHGFVGQTNISVYGRPIYLTLIARRSQKFSGTRFLKRGANCEGDVANEVETEQIVHDSSVSSFTSGNFTSFVQVRGSIPFSWSQDISKMVPKPAINLDLVDPYCFAAGRHFNLLLRQYGAPVVVLNLVKKREKRRHESLLSDPFLDSIDYLNQFLPRSHHIAYLAFDMARNNKLKEANVMGRLSDIAHHILRKTGIFHTHGSQVGPLPTPYMLGGAMTTYGARLQTGVARVNCVDCLDRTNTAQFALGKCALAFQLNALGVLPKPDLVFDTDSVRMLEVLYEDHGDTLALQYGGSQLVHRVKTYRKIAPLSSHSRDIMQTLSRYLSNTFSDADKQNAINLFLGVYRPYEHNFALWDLTTDYYLHNSIPAGRLLCHRNPYTCWFDEEVPMSLPFAVEEVLKYHGKSLLEVMKLEATNEKVDGFVELYRPYEMSSLNDLFMFNLSHSVRDIMPNSATDYSPFSVRIRPGKHRESAGGNKPLNPSVTGISSTMSTSSGASDSDSSLSSDADPEFMVESDESSSNDLSQKPFTFESVFQTMLQTYGREIHEPSPKDLTIYKRFVTLGKMSGMTCKTDASNISTPKRSLQLIRQSAFTIDSVYEVTPPMVPRSSRDIYQVYVQKGKTGAPMPNQHSLVTYQRFVASKYH
- the FIG4 gene encoding polyphosphoinositide phosphatase FIG4 isoform X2; translated protein: MAYSEKRKAPTATTMALQPVISSVQRMALYETKLKYYLVGSNNTQTKFRVLEIDRTETNKLLVFDDKVEYNNREIREFLSEINQGKKMPKTGQKGNSGLNRTVSAFGIVGFVRFLEGYYIILITKRRRIAIVGHHTIYKVEDTRMVYLPNNTDHSVHPDENRYVKIFQNVDLSSNFYFSYSYDLTHTLQYNLTPLACIVPKKPTTFRSESEDSLSSSRVSEVEVADTWDLLPIDDAYKPAYKLPGRRFQSVGKEASIENSSNIVCSSLSDGMCFAGRTKPNWRYVWNSYLLEPVELHTDWLLYVTHGFVGQTNISVYGRPIYLTLIARRSQKFSGTRFLKRGANCEGDVANEVETEQIVHDSSVSSFTSGNFTSFVQVRGSIPFSWSQDISKMVPKPAINLDLVDPYCFAAGRHFNLLLRQYGAPVVVLNLVKKREKRRHESLLSDPFLDSIDYLNQFLPRSHHIAYLAFDMARNNKLKEANVMGRLSDIAHHILRKTGIFHTHGSQVGPLPTPYMLGGAMTTYGARLQTGVARVNCVDCLDRTNTAQFALGKCALAFQLNALGVLPKPDLVFDTDSVRMLEVLYEDHGDTLALQYGGSQLVHRVKTYRKIAPLSSHSRDIMQTLSRYLSNTFSDADKQNAINLFLGVYRPYEHNFALWDLTTDYYLHNSIPAGRLLCHRNPYTCWFDEEVPMSLPFAVEEVLKYHGKSLLEVMKLEATNEKVDGFVELYRPYEMSSLNDLFMFNLSHSVRDIMPNSATDYSPFSVRIRPGKHRESAGGNKPLNPSVTGISSTMSTSSGASDSDSSLSSDADPEFMVESDESSSNDLSQKPFTFESVFQTMLQTYGREIHEPSPKDLTIYKRILHVISLLQVCNAGKNVRHDLQD